In Stieleria varia, one genomic interval encodes:
- a CDS encoding NAD(P)/FAD-dependent oxidoreductase produces the protein MSHSSEPDVTSPEVIIIGGGLAGLTCANALTQAGKSVAVLEATDRVGGRVRSDVVDGFVLDHGFQVLLTAYPACRQWLDYDALKLRSFQPGALVRVAGRFATLADPWRRPAAAIQTALSPVGSLGDKLRIAKLRRESRRGDLETIYQRPGVSTLQRLQAGGFSETMIDRFFRPFLGGVFLDESLETSSRMLEFVFRMFAEGDVAVPAEGMGAIPRQLAEKLPRGSVRLRTTVAAIRDGQVHLTDESVMNASHIVVATESNAAARLLGLESLTTPWASASTFYYAADLMQEKRPVLMLRGDESGPVQTAVVMSDVAPEYAPTGKSLISVNVGDEFNLDDPADLDVQIRRQLNAWFGGTTERWRLLCRYDVPFGLPKTSLDPVLASVSAADFGGPSNVYLCGDHRETPSIQGAMNSGMRAANAILTR, from the coding sequence TTGTCACATTCATCTGAACCTGACGTGACTTCACCCGAAGTCATCATCATCGGCGGCGGTCTCGCCGGGCTGACTTGTGCCAACGCGTTGACTCAAGCCGGCAAGTCGGTGGCGGTTTTGGAAGCGACCGATCGTGTGGGGGGACGCGTCCGCAGCGATGTCGTCGACGGGTTTGTTTTGGACCATGGTTTCCAGGTTTTACTCACCGCTTACCCCGCTTGTCGCCAGTGGTTGGACTATGACGCTTTGAAACTGCGGTCGTTCCAACCGGGGGCGTTGGTGCGTGTCGCCGGTCGATTCGCGACACTTGCCGACCCATGGCGTCGCCCCGCTGCCGCGATCCAGACGGCGCTGAGTCCTGTCGGCAGCCTTGGGGACAAGCTCCGCATTGCAAAACTGCGTCGTGAGAGTCGCCGAGGCGATCTGGAAACGATCTATCAGCGTCCGGGCGTCTCGACGTTGCAGCGATTGCAAGCTGGCGGTTTCTCGGAAACGATGATCGATCGATTCTTTCGCCCGTTCCTCGGTGGAGTATTCTTGGACGAATCGCTGGAAACTTCGTCGCGAATGTTGGAGTTCGTGTTTCGCATGTTCGCCGAAGGAGACGTTGCGGTTCCGGCCGAAGGAATGGGAGCGATCCCAAGACAACTTGCTGAGAAATTGCCCAGGGGTAGCGTGCGATTGCGAACCACTGTGGCGGCTATCCGGGACGGTCAAGTTCACTTGACCGACGAATCGGTGATGAATGCGTCGCACATCGTCGTTGCAACGGAAAGCAACGCAGCGGCGCGGTTGCTCGGCCTGGAGTCGTTGACGACGCCTTGGGCCAGTGCCAGCACGTTTTACTACGCGGCAGATTTGATGCAGGAAAAACGTCCTGTGTTGATGTTGCGTGGGGATGAAAGCGGCCCGGTGCAGACGGCCGTTGTCATGAGTGACGTTGCACCCGAGTATGCACCGACGGGCAAGTCGTTGATTTCGGTGAACGTCGGCGATGAATTCAATTTGGATGATCCGGCCGATTTGGACGTCCAGATACGTCGGCAATTGAACGCTTGGTTTGGCGGCACGACGGAGCGATGGAGATTGCTGTGTCGCTACGACGTGCCGTTCGGATTACCCAAGACATCGCTTGACCCGGTGCTGGCATCGGTGAGTGCAGCGGATTTCGGAGGTCCGTCCAACGTGTACCTGTGCGGCGACCATCGTGAGACGCCCAGTATTCAAGGGGCGATGAACAGCGGGATGCGCGCGGCGAATGCGATCCTGACGCGATAG
- the trpA gene encoding tryptophan synthase subunit alpha — MSSVDKLFKQLKSSGTKALMPFLTAGDPDVETTAAILRELPDAGANLCEIGIPYSDPIADGPVIQASYQRALDNGFKLQHAIDLGHQVTKDITMPLVTMVSYAIIHRVGLTQYVSKAKAAGYCGAIVPDLLVEEADELSAVCRGEDFSLIQLVTPTTPRERQVRIANSSSGFLYYVSVTGITGERTELPPELTDSVTWLRGETDLPICIGFGISGPETAAKLAPVADGLIVGSAVVRRIAAEEHGTTAPQRVAQFVRELRSAIDNA; from the coding sequence ATGTCCTCCGTCGACAAACTTTTCAAACAACTCAAATCGTCTGGCACGAAAGCGCTGATGCCCTTTTTGACCGCGGGTGATCCCGATGTCGAAACCACCGCAGCGATCTTGCGTGAACTGCCCGATGCAGGCGCCAACCTTTGCGAAATCGGCATCCCCTACAGCGATCCGATCGCCGACGGACCGGTGATCCAAGCGTCCTATCAGCGAGCGCTGGACAACGGCTTCAAACTGCAACACGCGATCGACCTAGGCCATCAAGTCACCAAGGACATCACGATGCCTTTGGTCACCATGGTCAGTTACGCCATCATCCATCGCGTCGGCTTGACCCAGTACGTGTCCAAGGCCAAGGCGGCAGGGTACTGCGGCGCGATCGTTCCGGACTTGCTGGTCGAGGAAGCAGATGAGTTGTCCGCGGTTTGCCGTGGCGAAGACTTTAGCCTGATCCAATTGGTCACACCCACGACGCCACGTGAGCGTCAGGTGCGGATCGCCAATTCGTCCTCCGGGTTCTTGTATTACGTTTCGGTCACCGGCATCACGGGCGAACGAACCGAGCTGCCGCCGGAGTTGACCGACAGCGTGACTTGGCTGCGTGGCGAAACCGACTTGCCGATCTGCATCGGCTTTGGGATCAGCGGCCCCGAAACGGCAGCCAAGCTGGCCCCGGTGGCCGACGGACTGATCGTCGGCTCGGCCGTCGTACGTCGCATCGCCGCCGAAGAACACGGAACGACAGCCCCCCAAAGAGTCGCCCAGTTTGTACGCGAGCTGCGCTCGGCGATCGACAACGCTTGA
- a CDS encoding glucose-6-phosphate isomerase has product MPLIQFDPSGSIHPEYGITQQQINDLAGRLGELRDEMVTTDREQYDSGDIPAEKQPLDARFFWLPEEQLAAYEADRESSELGRIFKVANGLHDHLDAAAVLGIGGSYMGARAMMDACCDPYHNELSRAARGSKPRMYFEGNNVDNDASAALMNRLIAGGYGDSPAEERWAIVVISKSGGTLETAAAFRQFLRTLESSLGDEAPQWLSRLVIPVTGESGKLHDLATEIGCGEIFSVPDGVGGRFSVLSPVGLMPAAMLGLDCMKLLAGAVEMNDHFKTAKYADNVVLQYVAVNHLLSQHRGKTIRVMSVWTKALESLGMWYDQLLAESNGKDGLGVTPLTTVNTRDLHSRHQQHQQGANDKVFNNVIVDSYRSDAIPVGHSDRNQDGLNDIADKTLPDIMAAAIKGTNDALHADGRPTTDIVLPGIDTHVMGQLFQMLMIATVIEGRLLGINPYGQPGVEQYKKNMNRNLGRA; this is encoded by the coding sequence ATGCCCCTGATCCAATTCGACCCGTCCGGCAGCATTCATCCCGAGTACGGGATCACCCAACAGCAGATCAATGATTTGGCCGGTCGGCTCGGTGAACTGCGTGACGAAATGGTGACGACGGATCGCGAGCAGTACGACAGCGGCGATATTCCTGCGGAAAAGCAACCGTTGGACGCACGTTTTTTCTGGCTGCCCGAAGAACAACTGGCGGCCTACGAGGCCGACCGCGAATCGAGCGAACTGGGCCGGATTTTCAAAGTCGCCAATGGATTGCACGATCATCTCGACGCCGCCGCAGTCTTGGGGATCGGCGGATCGTACATGGGCGCCCGCGCCATGATGGACGCTTGTTGCGATCCCTATCACAACGAACTGTCCCGCGCCGCTCGTGGCAGCAAACCTCGAATGTATTTCGAAGGCAACAATGTCGACAACGATGCCAGCGCCGCGTTGATGAACCGCTTGATCGCCGGCGGTTACGGTGACTCCCCGGCCGAAGAACGCTGGGCGATCGTCGTGATCAGCAAGAGCGGCGGCACACTGGAAACGGCTGCTGCATTCCGCCAGTTCTTGCGAACCTTGGAATCTTCGCTTGGCGACGAAGCCCCGCAGTGGTTGTCGCGACTTGTCATTCCGGTCACCGGCGAAAGCGGCAAACTGCACGACCTGGCGACCGAGATCGGATGCGGAGAAATCTTCAGCGTTCCCGACGGCGTCGGCGGACGCTTCAGCGTTCTGTCACCGGTCGGATTGATGCCCGCTGCCATGTTGGGTCTCGATTGCATGAAATTGCTCGCCGGTGCGGTCGAGATGAACGATCACTTCAAAACCGCCAAGTACGCCGACAACGTGGTGCTGCAATACGTCGCCGTCAATCATCTGCTGTCCCAGCATCGCGGCAAGACCATCCGCGTGATGAGTGTTTGGACCAAAGCTCTCGAGTCACTCGGCATGTGGTACGACCAACTGCTCGCCGAGTCCAACGGCAAAGACGGCTTGGGCGTCACCCCGCTGACCACGGTCAACACACGTGATTTGCACAGCCGACATCAACAGCACCAACAAGGTGCGAACGACAAAGTATTCAATAACGTGATCGTGGACTCGTACCGCAGCGACGCGATCCCCGTCGGGCACTCGGATCGCAATCAAGACGGATTGAACGACATCGCCGACAAGACGCTGCCCGACATCATGGCCGCAGCGATCAAAGGAACCAACGACGCGTTGCATGCGGACGGTCGACCGACCACCGACATCGTGCTGCCTGGAATCGACACGCATGTGATGGGGCAACTGTTCCAAATGCTGATGATCGCTACGGTGATCGAAGGCCGTTTGCTGGGCATCAACCCCTACGGCCAACCCGGTGTGGAACAGTACAAAAAGAACATGAACCGAAACCTCGGCAGAGCCTGA
- the gpmI gene encoding 2,3-bisphosphoglycerate-independent phosphoglycerate mutase, which translates to MTEVRRKPVVLIVRDGWGENPFPQWDHANAIVQASTPVADALTQQYPHTLIHTSGEDVGLPDGVMGNSEVGHQNIGAGRIVDQEVMRITRAIRDGSFFEKPSLLGAIKHIEQTGGKLHLLGLMSDGRVHSDLAHAFAMIDFAKQHGLGKDRFAIHVITDGRDTTPQSGLGFVRQLEQHIDKQQTGRIASVIGRYYAMDRDFRWDRVEEAYTLLTQGSDTRAESASSAIQAYYDNPTEAGRSGDEFVRATTVDDGSGPVTVQPGDAVVFMNYRGDRPRELTKAFVYDDAAWAGIEGGGFDRGNKIDNLFFATMAGYETGLPVNVIFDKPAKMPNILGEYVEGLGLNQFRCAETEKYPHVTFFFNDYRDEPFGHEHRQMAQSPRDVSTYDQKPEMSAGEVADAVLADIESGESELIIVNFANGDMVGHTGVLAAAVKAVETVDACVGKLVEATLAKGGSLVVTADHGNCEQMIDPETGGPHTAHTTYDVPLIVVEAGVEGKTLRAGGRLADIAPTVLALLGLPKPAEMTGESLIDLS; encoded by the coding sequence GTGACCGAAGTTCGCCGAAAACCCGTGGTTTTGATTGTTCGAGACGGCTGGGGCGAAAACCCGTTCCCACAATGGGATCACGCCAACGCGATCGTCCAGGCGTCAACCCCCGTCGCCGATGCCCTGACGCAGCAATATCCCCACACCCTGATCCACACGTCCGGCGAGGATGTCGGGTTGCCCGATGGAGTGATGGGCAACAGCGAAGTCGGTCACCAAAACATCGGTGCCGGTCGCATTGTGGACCAGGAGGTCATGCGGATCACGCGAGCGATTCGCGACGGATCGTTCTTTGAAAAGCCGAGTCTGCTGGGGGCGATCAAGCACATTGAGCAGACCGGCGGCAAGCTGCACCTGTTGGGATTGATGTCCGACGGTCGTGTCCACAGCGATTTGGCCCACGCGTTTGCCATGATCGATTTTGCCAAGCAACACGGACTGGGCAAAGATCGGTTTGCGATCCACGTCATTACCGATGGTCGCGACACGACGCCTCAAAGTGGACTCGGGTTTGTTCGACAGTTGGAGCAGCACATCGACAAACAACAGACCGGTCGCATCGCCAGCGTGATCGGACGCTATTACGCGATGGACCGTGATTTCCGATGGGACCGTGTCGAGGAAGCTTACACGTTGCTGACCCAAGGCAGTGACACACGCGCCGAGTCCGCCAGTTCGGCCATTCAAGCCTACTACGACAATCCGACAGAGGCCGGGCGATCGGGTGACGAGTTCGTTCGCGCGACGACGGTCGACGATGGCAGCGGTCCGGTGACGGTGCAACCCGGCGATGCGGTCGTCTTCATGAACTATCGCGGCGACCGACCACGAGAGTTGACCAAAGCATTCGTGTACGACGATGCGGCTTGGGCCGGAATCGAAGGCGGCGGTTTTGATCGCGGCAACAAGATCGACAATCTTTTCTTTGCCACCATGGCTGGCTACGAAACCGGATTGCCGGTGAACGTGATCTTTGACAAACCGGCCAAGATGCCCAATATCCTCGGCGAGTATGTCGAGGGCCTCGGCTTGAATCAGTTCCGCTGTGCCGAGACCGAAAAGTATCCCCACGTCACGTTTTTCTTCAATGACTACCGTGACGAACCGTTCGGGCACGAACACCGGCAAATGGCGCAATCGCCCCGAGACGTCTCGACCTACGACCAAAAGCCTGAGATGTCTGCCGGCGAAGTCGCCGATGCGGTGCTGGCCGACATCGAATCCGGCGAAAGCGAACTGATCATCGTCAACTTTGCCAACGGTGACATGGTCGGACACACCGGGGTCCTGGCAGCGGCCGTCAAAGCGGTTGAGACCGTGGACGCGTGCGTCGGAAAGTTGGTCGAAGCGACGTTGGCCAAGGGTGGCTCACTGGTCGTCACGGCAGACCACGGCAACTGCGAACAAATGATTGACCCCGAAACCGGCGGACCGCACACCGCGCACACCACCTACGACGTTCCCTTGATCGTGGTGGAAGCAGGCGTCGAAGGCAAAACGCTTCGAGCAGGAGGTCGCTTGGCCGACATCGCTCCCACGGTGCTGGCACTGCTCGGTTTGCCCAAACCGGCAGAGATGACCGGCGAAAGTTTGATCGATCTTTCTTGA
- a CDS encoding SDR family oxidoreductase, protein MNDLFRLDNDVAVVIGGTGELGGLMAEALGAYGAKVAVVGRNPERGNARAAKIAEAGGEAKFFAADGLSGDSLNEAREAIKQWAGAPASVLVSAAGGNRPEATIGPGGDVCKLPLDAWRDVFDLNLVGGALLPAQVFAPDMIDAGVGSIINIASMSGIIPLSRVVAYSAAKAAVINLTLWLSREWATTGVRVNAISPGFFPAEQNRKLLFNEDGSYTERGGQIIGHTPMGRFGKPDELAGATVWLASRQASSFVTGQNIAIDGGFASVTI, encoded by the coding sequence ATGAATGACCTTTTTCGATTAGACAATGACGTTGCCGTGGTGATCGGCGGAACCGGCGAACTGGGCGGCTTGATGGCCGAGGCACTGGGTGCCTACGGTGCCAAAGTCGCCGTCGTCGGGCGAAACCCTGAACGGGGCAACGCCCGCGCGGCCAAGATCGCCGAGGCCGGTGGCGAAGCCAAGTTTTTTGCCGCAGACGGACTCAGCGGCGATTCGCTCAACGAAGCCCGTGAGGCGATCAAGCAGTGGGCGGGTGCTCCTGCATCGGTGCTGGTTAGCGCCGCGGGCGGCAATCGTCCCGAAGCGACCATCGGACCGGGCGGCGATGTCTGCAAGTTGCCCCTGGACGCTTGGCGCGACGTGTTCGATCTGAACCTTGTCGGCGGTGCGTTGTTGCCCGCGCAAGTCTTCGCGCCCGACATGATCGATGCCGGCGTCGGTAGCATCATCAACATCGCATCGATGAGCGGAATCATTCCGCTCTCCCGCGTCGTCGCTTATTCCGCCGCGAAGGCCGCCGTGATCAACTTGACGCTGTGGCTCTCACGCGAGTGGGCAACCACCGGCGTGCGTGTCAACGCGATCAGCCCCGGTTTCTTTCCGGCTGAACAAAATCGCAAGTTGTTGTTCAACGAAGACGGCAGCTACACCGAGCGTGGCGGCCAAATCATCGGTCACACCCCGATGGGTCGATTCGGCAAACCGGACGAGTTAGCCGGCGCCACCGTATGGCTAGCCAGTCGACAAGCTTCCTCGTTCGTCACCGGTCAAAACATCGCCATCGACGGCGGATTTGCATCGGTCACGATCTGA
- a CDS encoding sugar kinase has translation MSGLNIQSGDTELDFLALGALVHRLDPGVIPFRTATSFDVHVSGGEYNCAANLASCFGLKTGVATAMVDNGIGELIQRQVRAMGVRPYYKNFKHDGVRGPNMATVYSDRGQGVRAPVVFYNRANEAGAMLKPGDFDWKAIFAGGCKWVHSGGIFAALSSTTADVVIEMFKAAGEAGAVRSFDLNYRAKLWDTIGGLAKGQEMIAKIVEHVDVLIGNEEDLQKGLGVKGPDVEEKSDSKLDPQSFFGMIGNVTEKFPHVKAVATTLREVHSTNRHSWSAVLWYDGKNHVAPTAELDVIDRIGGGDGFASGLIYSLIDGRPAEEALKIGWAHGALLTTFPGDVTRATLAEVEAFAEGGSARVQR, from the coding sequence ATGAGCGGATTGAACATTCAAAGCGGCGATACAGAACTCGATTTCCTGGCACTGGGTGCCCTCGTTCACCGCTTGGATCCAGGCGTGATCCCTTTCCGCACTGCAACGTCGTTTGACGTCCACGTCTCAGGCGGCGAGTACAACTGCGCCGCCAATCTTGCGTCCTGTTTCGGTTTGAAAACCGGTGTTGCCACCGCAATGGTCGACAACGGAATCGGTGAATTGATTCAACGCCAAGTCCGTGCGATGGGCGTTCGTCCTTACTACAAAAATTTCAAGCACGACGGCGTGCGTGGCCCAAACATGGCGACCGTTTACAGCGATCGTGGTCAAGGCGTTCGCGCTCCCGTTGTTTTCTACAATCGCGCCAACGAAGCCGGCGCGATGCTCAAACCCGGTGACTTTGACTGGAAAGCGATCTTCGCCGGCGGTTGCAAATGGGTTCACAGCGGAGGCATCTTTGCCGCACTGTCCAGCACCACCGCCGATGTCGTGATCGAAATGTTCAAGGCCGCAGGGGAAGCCGGCGCGGTTCGCTCATTCGACTTGAACTATCGTGCCAAGCTGTGGGACACGATCGGCGGCTTGGCCAAGGGCCAAGAGATGATCGCCAAGATCGTCGAGCATGTGGACGTTTTGATCGGCAACGAAGAAGACCTTCAGAAGGGACTCGGCGTCAAAGGCCCTGATGTCGAAGAAAAATCCGACAGCAAGCTCGATCCACAAAGCTTCTTTGGAATGATCGGAAACGTCACCGAAAAATTCCCGCATGTCAAAGCCGTGGCAACGACGCTGCGTGAAGTCCACTCCACGAACCGACACTCGTGGAGTGCCGTGTTATGGTACGACGGAAAGAACCACGTCGCTCCCACTGCGGAACTTGATGTGATCGATCGCATCGGCGGTGGGGATGGATTCGCAAGCGGTTTGATCTACAGCTTGATTGATGGACGACCGGCTGAGGAAGCTCTCAAGATCGGTTGGGCACACGGTGCACTGCTGACGACATTCCCTGGCGATGTCACCCGTGCCACCCTTGCCGAAGTGGAAGCGTTTGCCGAAGGCGGCAGCGCCCGTGTTCAACGCTAA
- a CDS encoding DUF1559 domain-containing protein — protein MRKTMKSAGFTLVELLVVIAIIGILVGLLLPAVQAAREAARRMSCSNNFKQLGLAMQNYHSNYKNLPAHSAGTTYAANSGTPDPRLPVAGGGGHNRNELSYLPGLLPFMEQQGLWEQISNPMDYNGDGTVDYQAMGPDPRMTLAHHGTAPYTPWLTDIPTLRCPSDPGVGLPAQGRTNYAACLGDSPHHMHVGNEQDNGLTPNANWALAEKAACRGVFVASNETKFRDILDGLSNTIAAGEIATSLGDRDKRTHPPQAPTSIMATSGNPQGPDNALACRGMLDPIRPRFWVAGAPFVQSPIAVGGSVQEWTRGMKWAYGRPLQSGMNTILPPNSEICMQGNVHNEGILPPSSRHQGGAHILMADGAVVFMSDSVEAGNSSAPPVRWDSWAINPAGSPSPYGLWGALGTRASSEVVEESLNQ, from the coding sequence ATGCGCAAAACGATGAAGAGCGCTGGTTTCACGTTGGTCGAATTGTTGGTGGTCATTGCGATCATCGGCATTCTCGTCGGCCTGCTGTTGCCAGCCGTCCAAGCGGCTCGCGAAGCAGCACGGCGGATGAGCTGTAGCAACAATTTCAAACAGCTCGGATTGGCAATGCAGAATTACCATTCCAATTACAAGAACTTGCCCGCTCACTCGGCAGGCACGACTTACGCCGCCAACTCAGGCACGCCCGATCCACGACTACCGGTGGCCGGTGGTGGTGGTCACAACCGCAACGAACTGAGCTACCTGCCCGGCCTGCTGCCTTTCATGGAGCAACAAGGGTTGTGGGAGCAGATCAGCAACCCGATGGACTACAACGGAGACGGAACGGTTGACTATCAAGCCATGGGACCAGATCCTCGCATGACGCTTGCGCATCACGGAACTGCTCCGTATACGCCGTGGCTGACCGACATTCCGACGCTGCGTTGTCCCAGCGATCCCGGTGTGGGCTTGCCCGCTCAGGGACGTACGAATTATGCGGCATGCCTTGGTGATTCGCCTCACCACATGCACGTCGGTAACGAGCAAGACAACGGGCTTACTCCCAATGCCAACTGGGCTCTTGCAGAAAAGGCTGCTTGCCGCGGTGTGTTTGTGGCCAGCAACGAAACCAAGTTCCGCGATATCCTGGACGGGCTGTCGAATACCATTGCCGCTGGCGAAATTGCGACGAGCCTTGGTGACCGAGATAAGCGAACCCATCCGCCCCAGGCTCCGACGAGCATCATGGCAACCTCCGGAAACCCTCAGGGCCCGGACAATGCGTTGGCATGCCGGGGCATGTTGGATCCCATTCGCCCTCGTTTCTGGGTCGCCGGTGCGCCCTTTGTCCAATCTCCGATTGCCGTTGGTGGGTCTGTTCAAGAATGGACCCGGGGCATGAAGTGGGCGTACGGTCGCCCACTTCAATCAGGCATGAACACGATCTTGCCACCCAACTCGGAGATCTGCATGCAAGGCAACGTTCACAATGAAGGTATCTTGCCGCCCAGCAGTCGCCACCAAGGTGGTGCACACATCTTGATGGCCGACGGTGCGGTCGTCTTCATGAGCGATTCGGTCGAAGCGGGCAACTCAAGTGCTCCGCCCGTTCGCTGGGACTCATGGGCCATCAATCCCGCAGGCTCTCCAAGCCCTTACGGTCTTTGGGGTGCCCTCGGTACACGTGCTTCTTCCGAAGTGGTCGAAGAATCACTGAATCAGTAG
- a CDS encoding ASPIC/UnbV domain-containing protein produces the protein MAQFDFDNNGAIDLVINHLDRPVALLRNQTRSDGQWIQLELIGTQCERDAIGAKVLVTTNRGSLSTWMTAGDGYFVTDQPILDLGLGVGAMLQSIEVTWPTGEVQVWSNVTVNKRYLATQGQDELWERELK, from the coding sequence ATGGCCCAGTTTGACTTTGACAACAACGGGGCCATTGACCTGGTGATCAACCATCTGGACCGACCGGTTGCACTACTGAGAAACCAGACGCGTTCCGATGGCCAGTGGATTCAACTGGAACTGATCGGCACTCAATGTGAACGCGACGCGATTGGTGCGAAGGTGCTGGTCACCACGAACCGTGGCAGCCTGTCGACTTGGATGACAGCCGGCGATGGCTACTTTGTGACGGACCAACCGATACTGGATCTCGGGTTGGGCGTCGGAGCAATGCTGCAGAGCATTGAGGTCACATGGCCTACTGGGGAGGTTCAGGTTTGGAGCAACGTGACCGTGAACAAGCGATACCTGGCGACGCAGGGGCAGGATGAGCTTTGGGAGCGAGAGTTGAAGTAA